From Chelatococcus sp. YT9, a single genomic window includes:
- a CDS encoding metal ABC transporter substrate-binding protein produces MTGWARRSVLAGVLGFATGSFLTASAATAEDKFKAVTTFTVIADIARNVAGDAAVVESITKPGAEIHNYQPTPGDIQKAQGAKLILWNGLNLELWFEKFFQNLKGVPGVVVSEGVEPMGIKEGPYSGKPNPHAWMSPSAALIYVDNIRDAFVKYDPKNAETYRANAEAYKTKIKAAIDPIKAELAAIPENKRWLVSSEGAFSYLARDFGLKELYLWPINADQQGTPQQVRKVIDAVRKNGITVVFSESTISDKPARQVARETGAKYGGVLYVDSLTEADGPVPTYIDLLRVTSDTIARGLTQ; encoded by the coding sequence ATGACGGGCTGGGCTAGGCGGTCGGTGCTGGCCGGAGTTTTGGGCTTTGCGACCGGATCGTTCCTCACCGCTTCAGCGGCGACGGCCGAGGACAAGTTCAAGGCGGTGACGACCTTCACCGTCATCGCCGATATCGCGAGGAACGTGGCGGGCGATGCGGCGGTGGTTGAGTCCATAACGAAGCCGGGGGCGGAGATCCATAACTATCAGCCGACGCCTGGTGACATTCAAAAGGCCCAGGGCGCGAAGCTCATATTGTGGAACGGGCTCAATCTCGAGCTCTGGTTCGAGAAATTTTTCCAGAACCTCAAGGGCGTGCCGGGCGTTGTGGTCTCGGAGGGCGTGGAGCCAATGGGTATCAAGGAAGGCCCCTATTCCGGCAAGCCTAATCCTCATGCCTGGATGTCGCCGTCGGCCGCGCTCATCTATGTCGACAACATTCGCGATGCCTTCGTCAAATATGATCCAAAGAACGCCGAGACCTACCGCGCAAATGCTGAAGCCTACAAAACCAAGATCAAAGCCGCCATCGATCCCATCAAGGCCGAGCTTGCGGCTATCCCCGAGAACAAGCGCTGGCTGGTATCGAGTGAAGGGGCGTTTTCCTATCTCGCGCGCGATTTCGGCCTGAAGGAACTCTATTTGTGGCCGATCAATGCCGACCAGCAGGGCACGCCGCAGCAGGTTCGCAAAGTCATCGATGCGGTCCGGAAAAACGGCATCACGGTTGTCTTCTCCGAGAGCACGATCTCGGACAAGCCAGCGCGGCAGGTGGCGCGCGAGACGGGTGCGAAGTACGGTGGTGTACTCTATGTGGATTCGCTGACTGAGGCGGATGGACCGGTGCCGACCTACATCGATCTGTTGCGGGTCACGTCCGACACGATCGCCAGGGGGCTCACCCAGTGA
- a CDS encoding DNA repair exonuclease yields the protein MSVPSFQFLHAADLHLDSPLRGLSRRGELAGAFVDASRQALDNLVTAAISEQVAFLIIAGDIYDGDWRDYATGQFFVRQMGRLAQANIPAFLIRGNHDADSVITRNLPLPTNVYLFSVRSVATTTIEPLRVALHGRGFANRHVPDNVALTYPPALAGYFNIGVLHTSLTGRDGHDVYAPCSIEDLQRAGYDYWALGHIHRREVVSEHPFVVFPGNLQGRHARETGEKGATLVTVTEGRVTALEALTLDAARFDHESIDLGGITDMPAFMATAREAIARAHARAGGRPLALRLLLSGQTPLNALLHAQANQVDEDMQAVAWEIGPDILIEKVRVETSGPQGAAGRAALGDFAEMLSAAAADPSFRAEIAKMLADLRMKAPVDAAALVGWTDQEEQVIGARAIEAAEETILSSLSGVVLHGGELS from the coding sequence ATGTCAGTGCCATCCTTTCAATTCCTCCATGCAGCCGATCTGCACCTCGATAGCCCCTTGCGTGGACTTTCACGGCGTGGGGAATTAGCTGGCGCCTTCGTTGATGCCTCGCGGCAAGCCCTCGACAATCTAGTTACTGCCGCGATCTCGGAACAGGTAGCCTTCCTCATTATTGCCGGCGATATCTATGATGGCGACTGGCGGGACTACGCCACCGGTCAATTCTTCGTCAGACAGATGGGGCGTCTGGCGCAGGCGAATATTCCGGCGTTTCTGATTCGTGGCAACCACGATGCTGATTCGGTCATCACCCGGAATTTGCCCCTGCCAACGAATGTCTATTTGTTCTCGGTGCGTTCTGTGGCGACGACGACAATCGAGCCTCTGCGCGTTGCGCTGCATGGGCGCGGATTTGCCAATCGCCATGTGCCTGACAACGTCGCGTTGACCTACCCGCCGGCGCTCGCCGGATACTTCAATATTGGTGTACTGCATACCTCGCTGACCGGGCGGGATGGCCATGATGTATATGCACCTTGTTCTATCGAGGATCTTCAGCGGGCAGGCTACGATTATTGGGCCCTCGGCCACATCCATAGACGCGAGGTGGTATCGGAGCATCCTTTCGTTGTCTTTCCCGGCAATCTCCAGGGCCGGCATGCACGCGAGACTGGTGAGAAGGGTGCGACACTCGTCACTGTGACCGAGGGGCGGGTCACGGCACTCGAGGCGCTGACGCTCGATGCCGCGCGCTTTGATCACGAGAGTATCGATCTAGGGGGCATCACCGACATGCCTGCGTTCATGGCGACAGCTCGAGAGGCAATCGCCCGCGCACACGCGCGTGCCGGTGGGCGCCCGCTCGCATTGCGCCTCCTCCTTTCCGGCCAGACGCCGCTTAATGCTCTTCTTCACGCACAGGCCAATCAGGTCGACGAGGATATGCAGGCGGTCGCCTGGGAGATCGGACCTGACATTCTTATTGAGAAAGTCCGGGTCGAGACATCAGGCCCGCAGGGCGCCGCCGGTCGCGCCGCTCTCGGGGATTTTGCTGAGATGCTGTCCGCCGCGGCTGCCGACCCCTCCTTCCGCGCCGAGATCGCGAAGATGCTGGCAGACTTGCGCATGAAGGCGCCGGTCGACGCCGCGGCTCTTGTCGGCTGGACCGATCAGGAGGAGCAGGTCATCGGTGCGCGCGCCATTGAGGCAGCGGAGGAAACTATTCTTTCCAGCCTCAGCGGCGTCGTGCTCCACGGCGGAGAGCTATCATGA
- a CDS encoding metal ABC transporter permease, protein MSVLAALAAPFQFEFMVNALVISALVAVPAALLSCFLVLKGWSLMGDAISHAVFPGVVIAYIVGFPYAVGAFAAGMLCAVATGFLKDNSRIKQDTVMGVVFSGMFGLGLVMYVKIQSDVHLDHILFGDMLGVSWRDIAETAVIAAVTAGIIAVKWRDFLLHAFDPAQARAVGLRVRLLHYGLLCLISLTIVGALKAVGIILAIAMLIAPGAIAFLLTRRFSHMLMLAVALAVLASSSGVYLSFFIDSAPAPTIVLIMTILFIGAFLIATRRAARNETSEANA, encoded by the coding sequence ATGAGCGTCCTTGCCGCGCTGGCCGCACCGTTCCAGTTCGAATTCATGGTCAATGCGCTGGTGATTTCCGCGCTGGTCGCGGTGCCGGCCGCACTGCTCTCCTGCTTTCTGGTGCTCAAGGGGTGGTCGCTGATGGGGGACGCGATCTCCCACGCCGTATTCCCAGGGGTTGTGATCGCCTATATCGTCGGTTTTCCCTATGCCGTCGGCGCCTTTGCCGCTGGCATGCTCTGTGCGGTTGCGACAGGCTTTCTTAAAGATAACAGCCGGATCAAGCAGGATACCGTGATGGGCGTGGTCTTCTCCGGCATGTTCGGCCTCGGATTGGTGATGTATGTCAAGATCCAGTCCGACGTCCATCTCGACCATATTCTCTTCGGCGACATGCTTGGGGTCAGCTGGCGCGATATCGCGGAAACGGCCGTGATCGCGGCCGTGACTGCTGGCATCATCGCGGTGAAATGGCGAGACTTCCTGCTGCATGCCTTTGATCCGGCCCAGGCGCGCGCGGTGGGCTTGCGGGTGCGGCTGCTGCACTATGGTTTGTTGTGCCTGATTTCGCTGACGATCGTCGGCGCGCTCAAGGCCGTCGGTATCATCCTCGCCATTGCCATGCTGATCGCACCCGGCGCGATCGCCTTCCTGCTGACACGTCGGTTCAGCCATATGCTGATGCTTGCCGTCGCCCTGGCGGTGCTGGCCTCGTCCAGCGGTGTCTACCTGTCGTTCTTCATCGATAGCGCGCCCGCGCCGACAATCGTCCTTATCATGACCATATTGTTCATAGGCGCCTTCCTGATCGCGACCCGGAGGGCCGCGCGCAACGAGACCAGCGAAGCGAACGCCTAG
- a CDS encoding metal ABC transporter permease — translation MDILLEPFTYSYMVNAMWVSALVGGVCAFLSCYLMLKGWSLIGDALSHSIVPGVAGAYMLGLPFSIGAFFSGGLAAAVMLFLNQRTKLKEDAIIGLIFSSFFGLGLFMVSLSPTAVNIQTIVLGNILAITPEDTLQLAIIGFVSFALLLLKWKDLMVVFFDETHARSIGINTTILKVMFFTLLAASTVAALQTVGAFLVICMVVTPGATAFLLTDRFPRLLLIAVVIGALTSFCGAYASYYLDGATGGIIVVLQTLIFLVAFVFAPKHGMLAARRRAAQAAEASP, via the coding sequence ATGGACATCTTGCTGGAGCCCTTCACCTATAGCTACATGGTCAACGCCATGTGGGTCTCGGCGCTCGTTGGCGGCGTCTGTGCCTTTCTGTCCTGCTATCTCATGCTGAAGGGGTGGTCGCTGATCGGTGATGCCCTGTCGCATTCCATCGTGCCCGGAGTTGCGGGCGCCTATATGCTGGGCCTGCCGTTTTCGATAGGCGCCTTCTTCTCAGGGGGGCTGGCAGCCGCCGTGATGCTCTTCCTCAACCAGCGAACCAAGCTCAAGGAAGATGCCATCATCGGCCTCATCTTCTCATCGTTCTTCGGCCTTGGCCTGTTCATGGTCTCGCTGTCGCCCACCGCCGTGAACATCCAGACGATCGTGCTCGGCAATATCCTGGCGATCACGCCCGAGGACACGCTGCAACTCGCCATCATCGGCTTCGTCTCATTCGCGCTTCTGCTCCTGAAATGGAAGGACCTGATGGTCGTCTTCTTCGATGAGACGCACGCGCGTTCCATCGGCATCAATACCACCATTCTTAAGGTGATGTTCTTTACGCTGCTTGCGGCATCGACGGTTGCCGCGCTGCAAACGGTCGGTGCATTCCTCGTGATCTGTATGGTCGTGACCCCGGGGGCCACGGCCTTTCTGCTGACGGACCGTTTCCCGCGTCTGCTTCTCATCGCCGTCGTGATCGGCGCGTTGACAAGTTTTTGCGGGGCCTACGCGAGCTACTACCTGGACGGGGCGACCGGCGGCATCATCGTGGTGCTGCAGACCCTGATCTTTCTGGTGGCCTTTGTTTTCGCGCCCAAGCACGGCATGCTCGCCGCCCGCAGGCGGGCCGCGCAGGCGGCGGAGGCCAGCCCATGA
- a CDS encoding manganese/iron ABC transporter ATP-binding protein, translating to MNVPAQRVVVEAASAAGEGLAVTGATVTYRNGHTALRDATFAIPTGTITALVGVNGSGKSTLFKAIMGFVRLAKGNISILGQPVDAALKKNLVAYVPQSEEVDWNFPVLVEDVVMMGRYGHMGFMRIPKAADREAVSAALARVNMSDFRKRQIGELSGGQKKRVFLARALAQDGQVILLDEPFTGVDVKTEDAIVSLLRSLREEGRVMLVSTHNLGSVPEFCDRTVLLNRTVLAYGPTAETFTQANLERTFGGVLRHFVLHEAGNGKQKPVGVLTDDERPLVLRDGQLVPRKRAERNGD from the coding sequence GTGAACGTGCCAGCCCAACGCGTGGTTGTCGAGGCGGCGTCTGCCGCGGGCGAGGGGCTAGCCGTGACGGGCGCGACAGTGACCTATCGAAACGGCCACACCGCTTTGCGCGACGCGACATTCGCGATCCCGACCGGCACCATTACCGCGCTTGTGGGTGTGAACGGCTCGGGAAAATCAACCCTTTTCAAAGCGATCATGGGGTTTGTTCGTCTCGCGAAGGGCAATATTTCCATCCTCGGCCAGCCGGTCGATGCCGCGCTCAAGAAGAATCTCGTCGCCTATGTCCCGCAGAGCGAGGAGGTGGATTGGAACTTTCCCGTCCTGGTGGAAGACGTCGTCATGATGGGACGCTATGGCCATATGGGTTTCATGCGCATCCCCAAAGCGGCAGACCGCGAGGCGGTATCCGCGGCGTTGGCGCGCGTCAACATGAGTGACTTCCGCAAGCGGCAGATAGGCGAACTCTCGGGCGGGCAGAAGAAGCGGGTCTTTCTGGCGCGCGCACTTGCACAGGATGGCCAAGTCATTCTGCTCGACGAGCCCTTCACCGGAGTTGATGTGAAGACCGAGGATGCCATCGTATCCCTCTTGCGCTCGCTGCGGGAAGAGGGACGGGTGATGCTGGTATCCACGCACAACCTCGGCAGTGTTCCGGAATTCTGCGATCGCACGGTTCTGCTCAACCGCACCGTTCTTGCTTACGGCCCGACCGCGGAAACCTTCACCCAAGCCAATTTGGAACGGACGTTCGGCGGCGTGTTGCGCCATTTCGTCTTGCACGAGGCCGGCAACGGCAAACAGAAGCCAGTTGGTGTGCTGACCGATGACGAGCGGCCGCTGGTGCTGCGCGATGGCCAGCTTGTTCCGCGCAAACGTGCCGAGCGCAATGGGGACTAG
- a CDS encoding YhaN family protein, which produces MKLLSLGLERYGRFTNRVLEFDPLARVVVVQGANEAGKTTALSAVADVLFGIEERSRFNFLHEYKMMRLSATVEGIDGQRLSFARLKRRDKTLVDPESDVVLAGECLAPFLGAHDRRAFLEIFGLDQARLREGGRKLLAGGGDLAETLLAAAPGLSHVTALRDRMRSNAAQIFNPDRRSASQAFYRAMDKRTQAQRRLREEEVRVDEVKKIREEAEHSARLREQAVTAEIDAALALQRAEALGRGARELRIIDAELALRAGMGEVPVVPAGFVRRTRGLLAAFDEARAVADRAADEKRAAQAALDAITLDDDILALAEAVTTCDEERAAVQRELASLPKRSAEVLEAQAALKTLALGLGLDNHEALLALKPAPPLLARADKLVDGLRAWSALAGALEKDKAKMVDLRRRVEDARSELGHVADPAAFKRRVTALDGAEERERAVQSLGLRLKAGQLELRERLSRLGIGVTDVDSLAFMPFPELAVAEVAQRAANGAADRVMRHRQALADLDEQLAKSEARLALLLAGRPAPTEGAIAAARRERDNLWASLRPLTSGQRGVIASDLDAAGAFERAMSGADQLADERLTEAKRLADLARAELDIAELRAGCSAAEGRLQDAVREETIRLAEWRALWAPATLELAPDDRALALLREIIAIRQAHAALRREAADGEAIRESARADRAELEQLRQDLGLAPLVDGQPGAVARGMAELRHAVAELEQRFLGARDHERDLQRLGETAADIAHRSEELACERQALEKEAAVVFPLLAIRNEASVDEARAALDLWRRALTLAEALGTAEYRVAGIVRDREAFVNGVKALATQAGVTVGQDDAFAVAKSLRIRLDAARQARTKADAAREALEVRRRAVAAAEVARERAQLALDEQIALAGLSDPEMLTGLLDALEAAEASSARLADARARLANIRGAPGENEMRAAIADQDDESLARIIAEAAATHEEARGARDLAVERDTQARAAVETLERRVGAAGAAQEEQDAVAEIADAMERFTHDYVAARLLTAAIERYRQRHQSPIIERASKAFAVLTGGRWGGIAVDYDEDPPRLGALRDGRLLGIDALSEGTADQLFLALRIAAIIDHAGRATPLPFLADDLFVTFDEGRTEAGFRLLGELGETTQVIVFTHHEHVVAAAARALGPAAGVIQL; this is translated from the coding sequence ATGAAGCTGTTGTCGCTGGGGCTTGAGAGATACGGCCGCTTTACGAATCGCGTTCTCGAGTTCGATCCCCTGGCGCGGGTTGTCGTCGTGCAGGGCGCCAACGAGGCGGGCAAGACAACGGCGCTCTCGGCCGTTGCCGACGTCCTGTTCGGTATTGAGGAACGCTCACGCTTCAATTTCCTCCATGAATATAAGATGATGAGGTTATCGGCGACCGTTGAGGGCATCGACGGACAACGATTGTCGTTCGCGCGATTGAAGCGGCGCGACAAGACATTGGTTGATCCTGAGAGCGATGTGGTGCTCGCTGGCGAATGCCTTGCTCCCTTTCTTGGAGCCCATGATCGACGCGCGTTTCTGGAGATCTTTGGTCTGGATCAGGCGCGCCTGCGCGAGGGTGGGCGCAAGTTGCTCGCTGGTGGTGGCGATCTGGCCGAAACGCTGCTTGCGGCGGCGCCGGGCCTCAGCCATGTCACGGCGCTGCGAGACCGCATGAGGAGCAACGCGGCCCAGATCTTCAACCCGGATCGTCGCAGCGCCTCGCAAGCCTTTTACCGCGCCATGGACAAGCGGACTCAGGCCCAGCGGCGCTTGCGGGAAGAAGAAGTGCGGGTCGACGAAGTCAAGAAGATCCGGGAGGAGGCCGAACACAGCGCCCGCTTGCGCGAGCAAGCGGTGACAGCGGAGATCGACGCGGCCTTGGCCCTCCAGCGTGCCGAGGCGCTCGGCCGTGGTGCCCGGGAGCTGCGGATCATCGATGCCGAGCTCGCGTTGCGTGCCGGCATGGGCGAGGTTCCGGTGGTGCCCGCCGGCTTCGTCAGGCGAACACGCGGCTTGCTTGCGGCCTTCGACGAAGCCCGGGCTGTCGCGGATCGAGCCGCAGATGAAAAGCGCGCGGCTCAGGCTGCCTTGGACGCGATCACGCTGGATGATGACATTCTGGCCTTGGCAGAGGCGGTGACAACCTGCGACGAGGAGCGCGCCGCCGTCCAGCGCGAGCTAGCCAGTCTGCCGAAACGAAGCGCCGAGGTACTGGAGGCTCAGGCCGCGCTGAAGACGCTGGCGCTCGGTCTTGGCCTGGACAACCATGAGGCGCTGCTTGCCTTGAAGCCCGCGCCGCCGCTCTTGGCACGGGCCGACAAGTTGGTCGATGGATTGCGTGCCTGGAGCGCGTTGGCCGGCGCTCTTGAAAAAGACAAGGCAAAAATGGTCGATCTCCGCCGCAGGGTTGAGGACGCCCGGTCGGAGCTCGGCCATGTCGCCGATCCCGCAGCCTTCAAGCGCCGGGTGACGGCACTCGATGGCGCGGAGGAACGTGAGCGGGCGGTGCAGTCGCTCGGCTTGCGCCTCAAGGCCGGGCAGCTTGAACTCAGGGAGCGCTTGTCTCGCCTTGGCATTGGCGTCACGGATGTGGATTCGCTGGCTTTCATGCCCTTTCCCGAACTGGCGGTGGCGGAGGTGGCACAGCGCGCCGCGAACGGCGCGGCGGACCGTGTGATGCGGCACCGTCAGGCTCTGGCTGATCTTGATGAACAGTTGGCAAAATCCGAAGCGCGCCTAGCGCTGCTTCTGGCGGGGCGCCCAGCGCCGACGGAGGGGGCTATCGCCGCTGCTCGGCGCGAAAGGGATAATCTCTGGGCAAGCCTTCGGCCGCTCACCTCCGGACAGCGCGGTGTTATAGCCTCAGATCTCGACGCCGCGGGGGCTTTCGAGCGGGCCATGTCGGGAGCGGACCAACTGGCCGATGAGCGGCTGACCGAGGCCAAGCGGCTTGCTGATCTCGCCCGGGCCGAACTTGATATCGCCGAATTGCGGGCTGGATGCAGCGCGGCTGAGGGACGCCTTCAGGACGCGGTGCGCGAGGAGACGATACGGCTCGCAGAATGGCGAGCGCTGTGGGCTCCCGCGACGCTGGAGCTAGCGCCGGACGATCGCGCGCTCGCGCTCCTGCGGGAGATCATAGCTATCCGCCAGGCTCATGCCGCGTTGCGCCGCGAGGCGGCGGATGGCGAAGCGATCCGAGAATCGGCGCGCGCCGATCGCGCCGAGCTCGAGCAACTGCGCCAAGATCTTGGTCTTGCTCCACTGGTTGACGGACAGCCAGGTGCCGTTGCACGCGGCATGGCGGAACTGCGCCACGCGGTTGCCGAACTGGAGCAGCGCTTTCTCGGGGCACGTGATCACGAGCGCGATCTGCAAAGGCTCGGCGAGACAGCCGCCGATATCGCCCATCGGAGCGAAGAGCTGGCGTGTGAGCGGCAGGCTCTGGAGAAAGAGGCGGCTGTCGTCTTTCCGTTGCTGGCTATCCGCAATGAGGCCTCCGTTGATGAGGCTCGGGCCGCGCTTGATCTGTGGCGGCGCGCGCTGACCCTCGCGGAGGCGCTGGGAACGGCGGAGTACCGCGTCGCGGGGATTGTGCGCGATCGGGAGGCGTTCGTGAACGGCGTGAAGGCACTTGCCACGCAGGCAGGTGTAACGGTGGGCCAGGACGATGCCTTCGCCGTTGCCAAATCTCTGCGAATCCGGCTCGACGCGGCACGGCAGGCGCGGACGAAAGCGGACGCGGCCAGGGAAGCGCTAGAGGTGCGGCGCAGGGCGGTCGCTGCGGCCGAGGTCGCTCGGGAGCGCGCGCAGCTGGCGCTGGACGAGCAGATTGCGCTCGCTGGACTGTCGGATCCCGAGATGTTGACCGGTCTTCTTGATGCGTTGGAGGCTGCCGAGGCTTCCTCCGCGCGTCTCGCGGATGCCAGGGCGCGCCTCGCCAATATCCGTGGTGCTCCAGGCGAGAATGAGATGCGCGCCGCCATTGCCGATCAGGATGATGAGAGCCTCGCCCGCATTATCGCCGAGGCGGCCGCGACGCACGAGGAAGCGCGCGGTGCGCGAGACCTCGCCGTTGAGCGTGATACGCAGGCCCGCGCCGCAGTCGAAACTCTGGAACGGCGGGTGGGGGCGGCCGGTGCTGCGCAGGAGGAGCAGGACGCCGTGGCCGAAATCGCGGATGCGATGGAACGTTTCACCCACGACTATGTCGCAGCGCGGCTGTTGACTGCCGCCATCGAGCGCTACCGCCAGCGCCATCAAAGCCCTATCATCGAGCGGGCTTCAAAGGCCTTTGCGGTGCTCACAGGCGGCCGCTGGGGCGGTATCGCCGTAGACTACGACGAGGATCCGCCGCGGCTGGGCGCCTTGCGGGACGGGCGCTTGCTCGGCATTGACGCCTTGTCTGAGGGAACCGCGGACCAGCTATTCCTGGCGCTGCGGATCGCCGCAATCATCGACCATGCGGGCCGGGCCACTCCTCTCCCATTCCTCGCCGACGACCTCTTCGTTACTTTCGACGAGGGACGGACGGAGGCAGGCTTCCGGCTGCTCGGGGAACTCGGTGAGACCACGCAGGTCATCGTCTTCACCCATCACGAGCATGTGGTTGCTGCTGCCGCCCGCGCGCTCGGGCCGGCTGCCGGTGTGATCCAGCTCTAG
- a CDS encoding MucR family transcriptional regulator, translated as MTTPTEQTDTSDLVTLSADVVSAYVSNNLVPAEELPKLIGEIYSALTALNAPVAAASEPKPEPAVPVRKSITPDFIICLEDGKKFKSLKRHLQAHYGLTPAEYRQKWGLPADYPMVAPNYAATRSALARASGLGQIRGGRGAEPEVETVEPVAEAAPKRGSRKAKAEPAAAPAPAKRSRKTKSAS; from the coding sequence TTGACCACGCCTACGGAGCAGACGGACACGAGCGATCTGGTGACGCTCTCCGCCGATGTCGTTTCGGCCTATGTTTCGAATAATCTCGTCCCGGCCGAGGAGCTGCCGAAGTTGATCGGCGAGATTTATTCTGCGCTGACGGCCCTGAACGCACCAGTTGCCGCTGCCAGCGAGCCAAAGCCTGAGCCCGCCGTGCCGGTGCGCAAGTCCATCACGCCAGATTTCATTATCTGCCTTGAGGACGGCAAGAAGTTCAAGTCGCTGAAGCGCCACCTTCAGGCTCACTACGGCTTGACGCCGGCTGAGTACCGGCAGAAGTGGGGTCTCCCCGCAGACTATCCGATGGTCGCGCCAAACTATGCGGCCACCCGCTCTGCGCTGGCGCGGGCCTCCGGCCTGGGCCAGATCCGCGGCGGCCGTGGCGCGGAGCCGGAAGTCGAGACCGTCGAGCCTGTCGCGGAAGCCGCGCCCAAGCGGGGTTCGCGCAAGGCCAAGGCCGAGCCGGCAGCGGCTCCTGCCCCGGCGAAGCGCTCGCGGAAGACCAAGTCCGCTTCGTGA
- a CDS encoding FAD-dependent oxidoreductase has protein sequence MTTGGLAKIKTGCAIVGAGPAGLMLGLLLARAGIDVVVAEKHTDFLRDFRGDTIHPSTLEVMHELGLLEGLLALPHTKAASLHAEIGGSNVTIADFSRLPTQCRFIAFMPQWEFLSYIAAQAARSGNFRLLMNTAVEALCEADGKVTGIRAKTSDGDVEISAELVIGADGRNSRIRACAGLEVENFGSPSEVLWMRLSRHPGDPAQVMGHAGPRQGFVMIDRGDYWQCGYVIRKGNFADLRERGLDAFRQEVAAVSPLPANRLTEITSWDDVHLLSVRIDRLKRWWRPGLLCIGDAAHAMSPIGGVGVNLAIQDAVAAANILGRPLREGKLTNKDLAAVEARRRFPTRATQKLQLMMRRDKRKRQNDVNRRSGPPAFMRGIARWPALAHLAGRLIGLGFRPEHIKSMR, from the coding sequence GTGACGACCGGCGGCCTCGCCAAGATCAAGACCGGCTGCGCAATCGTCGGAGCCGGCCCCGCAGGTCTTATGCTGGGGCTTCTCTTGGCCAGGGCTGGAATTGACGTTGTTGTCGCGGAAAAGCACACAGATTTCCTGCGTGATTTCCGCGGCGATACCATTCATCCTTCCACTTTGGAAGTGATGCATGAACTTGGCCTCCTGGAAGGCCTGCTCGCCCTGCCGCATACGAAAGCGGCCTCGCTTCATGCAGAGATCGGTGGCAGCAACGTCACGATTGCTGACTTCTCCCGCTTGCCGACCCAGTGCCGCTTCATTGCCTTCATGCCGCAGTGGGAGTTTCTCAGCTACATCGCCGCCCAAGCTGCGAGATCCGGCAATTTCCGCCTCTTGATGAATACCGCTGTGGAAGCTTTATGCGAGGCGGACGGCAAAGTCACGGGTATCCGCGCCAAAACAAGCGACGGCGATGTCGAGATTTCGGCTGAGCTCGTCATCGGCGCCGACGGACGTAATTCCCGGATACGCGCGTGTGCCGGGCTCGAAGTCGAGAACTTCGGCAGCCCGAGTGAAGTCCTCTGGATGCGGTTGTCACGCCACCCTGGCGATCCCGCACAAGTCATGGGGCATGCCGGCCCGCGCCAGGGTTTCGTCATGATCGATCGCGGTGACTACTGGCAGTGTGGCTATGTCATCAGGAAGGGAAACTTCGCGGACCTGCGCGAACGCGGTCTCGATGCCTTCCGCCAGGAGGTCGCAGCTGTATCGCCGCTTCCCGCCAATCGCCTCACCGAGATCACTTCCTGGGACGATGTTCACCTTCTCAGCGTGCGTATCGACCGGCTGAAGCGCTGGTGGCGGCCCGGTCTGCTCTGTATCGGCGATGCAGCCCACGCCATGTCGCCAATCGGCGGCGTGGGCGTCAATCTTGCGATCCAGGACGCTGTGGCGGCCGCCAACATTCTCGGGCGACCATTGCGCGAGGGAAAACTAACGAATAAGGATCTCGCCGCCGTCGAGGCCCGTCGCCGCTTTCCCACCCGCGCTACTCAAAAGCTCCAACTGATGATGCGACGTGACAAGCGCAAGCGTCAGAATGATGTGAACCGCCGTTCAGGGCCGCCGGCATTCATGCGCGGCATCGCCCGCTGGCCCGCACTCGCACATCTCGCGGGGCGGCTGATCGGACTTGGCTTCCGGCCAGAACACATCAAATCCATGCGCTAG
- a CDS encoding Fur family transcriptional regulator: MKFGTDIATLCRDNGLRLTRPRRIIMKVLSETTGHPDVVELHRQVNAIDPGISIATVYRTVSLLQDKGLLERHTFNDGRARYEAADHGHHDHLINVETGDVIEFHSDEIERLQEDIARRHGYAIVSHRLEIYVKPLPRKKTSRSEPT, translated from the coding sequence ATGAAGTTCGGGACGGATATCGCCACGCTCTGTCGAGACAATGGACTTCGACTGACGCGCCCCCGTCGGATCATCATGAAGGTTTTGTCGGAGACGACAGGACATCCGGACGTCGTTGAGCTGCATCGCCAGGTCAACGCCATCGATCCTGGCATTTCGATCGCTACCGTTTATCGGACCGTCAGCCTCTTGCAAGACAAAGGGCTCCTTGAGCGCCACACTTTCAACGACGGGCGCGCCCGCTACGAGGCTGCAGATCACGGTCACCACGACCATCTCATCAACGTCGAAACTGGTGACGTGATCGAGTTTCATTCAGACGAGATCGAGCGTCTTCAGGAAGACATCGCGCGCCGGCACGGCTACGCCATCGTAAGTCACCGGCTCGAAATCTATGTGAAGCCGCTTCCACGCAAGAAGACGAGCCGCAGCGAGCCGACGTGA